One genomic segment of Occultella kanbiaonis includes these proteins:
- a CDS encoding histidine phosphatase family protein, with protein MSDLQCAAVLLVARHGHAYEPEPGTDDDLGLTPDGVAQARALAGSLRDRKVAGLFTSTLRRAVETGAVVGAELGLRPEALPGLVEFDLGPDAETPDGEARALRVMHRWVDGDLGAALPGGESGTQVVTRFAGAAEEIADRFRGETVLVISHGGTMSLVLPHLAAAEPGMTESRWIPPCGVAEVHVDADGWSLKTWPGSTDVAVAGH; from the coding sequence GTGAGCGATCTGCAGTGCGCGGCGGTGCTGTTGGTGGCCCGGCACGGGCACGCCTACGAGCCCGAGCCGGGGACCGACGACGACCTCGGCCTCACCCCGGACGGCGTCGCCCAGGCCCGTGCCCTCGCCGGGTCGCTGCGGGACCGCAAGGTCGCCGGGCTGTTCACGAGCACCCTGCGCCGCGCGGTCGAGACCGGCGCCGTGGTCGGTGCCGAACTCGGGCTGAGGCCCGAGGCGCTGCCCGGTCTCGTCGAGTTCGACCTCGGTCCGGACGCCGAGACGCCCGACGGAGAAGCCCGGGCACTGCGGGTGATGCACCGCTGGGTGGATGGTGACCTCGGCGCCGCCCTGCCGGGCGGGGAGTCCGGCACGCAGGTCGTGACCCGGTTCGCCGGTGCGGCGGAGGAGATCGCCGACCGGTTCCGCGGCGAGACCGTGCTGGTGATCAGCCACGGCGGCACGATGTCACTGGTGCTGCCGCACCTCGCGGCGGCGGAGCCGGGGATGACCGAGTCGCGCTGGATCCCGCCGTGCGGCGTCGCCGAGGTGCACGTGGACGCGGACGGCTGGTCGCTGAAGACCTGGCCGGGCAGCACCGACGTGGCGGTCGCGGGGCACTGA
- the qcrB gene encoding cytochrome bc1 complex cytochrome b subunit has translation MSAGSAKGSQTMDRLADRFAQRTRLSTVITSWRVHAFTDHWSLLLGQIVLASFVVCALTGAFLTFFYDPSVAPVVYDGPYGPLQGVEMSRAYESTLEISLEVRGGLLMRQLHRWSANLMIAALLLHILRVFFTGEFRRPRVKNWLIGFGVLFAGMGAGLTGALLPDDMLSGSSLAVLDGLLKSVPVVGTRLSDLVFQGQFPSGAIATFYPLHVFVLPGIIVALIAVYALLSARSGPARPGSGAGSEGAVRRRPTASATRQAGLFLIVFGGLTLMAVLVTVSPIWDYGPADPGNTSAGAGALWYLAFLDGAQKLVPPGWEFLWLGGTWVLALLVPVAVSGLYLVTAMIYPFIERWITGDRREHHRPARPRNAPTRTAIGVAGIIFYGVLWAAAGTDTIALQFGIGFEGIVLTLQIALLLGPVLGFVLTRRICVALQRKDRELVLHGHETGRVVRSSTGEYVEVHRPLDAYERWRLVDYEVDEPLTLEPDANGRVRWRTRVRVRLSRWFYRDRIPPVTPAELRAARERDAADGERTAERSVLEDSR, from the coding sequence GTGAGCGCAGGGAGCGCGAAGGGCAGTCAGACGATGGACCGGCTCGCGGACCGGTTCGCCCAGCGGACCCGGCTGAGCACGGTCATCACGTCCTGGCGGGTGCACGCCTTCACCGATCACTGGTCCCTGCTGCTCGGTCAGATCGTCCTCGCGAGTTTCGTCGTGTGCGCCCTCACGGGCGCCTTCCTCACGTTCTTCTACGACCCGTCGGTCGCCCCGGTCGTCTATGACGGCCCGTACGGACCTCTCCAGGGCGTCGAGATGTCGCGCGCCTACGAGTCGACCCTGGAGATCTCACTGGAAGTTCGCGGTGGCTTGTTGATGCGCCAGCTCCACCGTTGGAGCGCCAACCTGATGATCGCCGCGTTGCTGCTGCACATCCTGCGTGTCTTCTTCACCGGCGAGTTCCGTCGGCCGCGCGTGAAGAACTGGCTCATCGGATTCGGCGTCCTGTTCGCGGGCATGGGCGCGGGCCTGACCGGCGCGCTGCTTCCCGACGACATGCTCTCCGGCAGCAGTCTCGCGGTGCTCGACGGGCTCCTCAAGAGCGTTCCCGTGGTCGGGACCAGGTTGTCGGATCTCGTGTTCCAGGGACAGTTCCCGAGCGGTGCGATCGCCACGTTCTACCCGCTCCACGTGTTCGTCCTGCCGGGCATCATCGTGGCGCTCATCGCGGTGTACGCCCTGCTGAGCGCACGAAGCGGGCCCGCTCGCCCCGGATCCGGAGCTGGATCCGAGGGCGCGGTCCGGCGGCGTCCGACCGCTTCCGCAACGAGGCAGGCAGGCCTGTTCCTCATCGTGTTCGGTGGCCTGACGCTGATGGCGGTACTCGTGACCGTCAGCCCGATCTGGGACTACGGGCCGGCCGATCCGGGCAACACCTCCGCCGGAGCCGGCGCGCTCTGGTACCTGGCCTTCCTCGACGGAGCGCAGAAGCTCGTCCCCCCGGGCTGGGAGTTCCTCTGGCTGGGTGGGACCTGGGTCCTGGCGCTGCTCGTGCCCGTCGCGGTGTCCGGGTTGTACCTGGTGACGGCCATGATCTACCCGTTCATCGAACGCTGGATCACCGGCGACCGACGCGAGCACCACAGGCCCGCCAGGCCGCGCAATGCCCCGACCCGCACCGCGATCGGAGTCGCCGGAATCATCTTCTACGGCGTTCTGTGGGCAGCAGCCGGGACCGACACCATCGCGCTGCAGTTCGGGATCGGTTTCGAGGGAATCGTGCTGACGCTCCAGATCGCACTCCTGCTCGGACCCGTGCTCGGGTTCGTCCTGACCAGGCGCATCTGCGTCGCGCTACAACGAAAGGATCGAGAGCTCGTGCTCCACGGTCACGAAACAGGCAGGGTCGTCCGGTCGTCGACGGGTGAGTACGTCGAGGTGCATCGGCCATTGGATGCCTACGAACGGTGGCGGCTGGTCGACTACGAGGTGGACGAACCGCTGACGCTCGAGCCGGACGCCAACGGACGCGTCCGGTGGCGGACGCGGGTCCGGGTTCGCCTCTCCCGCTGGTTCTACCGCGACCGCATCCCCCCGGTCACCCCCGCCGAACTGCGTGCGGCCCGCGAGCGGGACGCGGCCGATGGTGAGCGCACGGCCGAACGGAGCGTCCTGGAGGACTCACGCTGA
- a CDS encoding GntR family transcriptional regulator gives MGPPPITGATGDLTLASEDGLGSRVYRSIRERIITGQYEQGARLPESRLATDLQVSRIPLREVLPRIKAEGLITTLPRRTAVVTRWNTQAVHELFDARLAIEVAAVGRAARASGDGAALDRMDLVLQESETEMSRGDDLGFAEANVTFHMALVAASGNSLMTSLMRSISSRMAWLFMLTAQRDHETACREHRELLAAVRSGNERLAESAAYTHIEVGREPSLLALRHLLDDGE, from the coding sequence GTGGGTCCGCCTCCCATCACGGGTGCGACCGGCGATCTGACCCTGGCGTCCGAGGACGGGCTCGGGTCCCGGGTCTACCGGTCGATCCGGGAGCGCATCATCACCGGCCAGTACGAGCAGGGCGCCCGGCTGCCGGAGAGTCGGCTCGCCACCGACCTGCAGGTCTCCCGGATCCCGCTACGGGAGGTGCTGCCCCGGATCAAGGCGGAGGGGCTGATCACGACCCTGCCCCGCCGCACGGCGGTGGTCACCCGGTGGAACACCCAAGCAGTGCACGAACTGTTCGACGCGCGGCTGGCCATCGAGGTGGCCGCGGTCGGGCGGGCAGCCCGGGCAAGTGGGGACGGTGCGGCGCTGGACCGGATGGACCTCGTCCTGCAGGAGTCTGAGACCGAGATGTCCCGCGGTGACGATCTTGGCTTCGCCGAGGCGAACGTCACGTTCCACATGGCCCTGGTGGCGGCGTCAGGGAACTCGTTGATGACGTCGCTGATGCGGTCGATCTCCAGCCGTATGGCGTGGCTGTTCATGCTCACGGCGCAGCGCGATCACGAGACCGCCTGCCGCGAGCACCGTGAGTTGCTGGCGGCCGTGCGTTCGGGGAACGAGCGACTCGCCGAATCGGCCGCGTACACGCACATCGAAGTCGGCCGCGAGCCATCCCTGTTGGCGCTGCGACACCTCCTCGACGACGGCGAGTGA
- a CDS encoding carbohydrate ABC transporter permease → MTVLIESPSLVTEDERHSRPSPTGRGVMSLWLVMALMMAYYLVPVWWLAVNATKSNTDLYSSAALWFGSANGILENIAATFTQDDGAFGRWLVNTVLYTGVGGLGALVVSGLAGYGFAKYDFPGKRLIFAALLGIMMIPLTALVIPQYLLMAGLGFVNTPWAVILPSMLNPFAVYLVRVFAQDSVADEVLEAARIDGAGEWRAFRSIALFILRPALATVLIFSLVGIWNNYFLPLLMLSDSALYPITVGLADWYARAEATAGASTPLFNLVITGSLISVVPLVVAFLGLQRYWVGGLAMGSLK, encoded by the coding sequence ATGACTGTCCTGATCGAGTCCCCGTCGCTTGTGACCGAGGACGAGCGTCACTCTCGGCCCAGTCCGACCGGCCGTGGCGTGATGTCGCTCTGGCTCGTGATGGCCCTGATGATGGCCTACTACCTCGTGCCAGTGTGGTGGCTGGCCGTCAACGCCACCAAGTCCAACACCGACCTGTACAGCAGTGCGGCGCTGTGGTTCGGATCGGCGAACGGGATCCTGGAGAACATCGCAGCGACCTTCACCCAGGACGACGGCGCATTCGGGCGATGGCTCGTGAACACCGTGCTGTACACCGGAGTGGGCGGTCTGGGGGCGCTCGTGGTCTCCGGGCTCGCCGGCTACGGATTCGCGAAGTACGACTTCCCGGGCAAACGGCTCATCTTCGCCGCCCTGCTCGGGATCATGATGATCCCGCTGACGGCGTTGGTCATCCCTCAGTATCTGCTGATGGCGGGGCTCGGGTTCGTCAACACCCCGTGGGCCGTCATCCTGCCGTCGATGCTGAACCCGTTCGCCGTGTACCTGGTGCGGGTGTTCGCGCAGGACTCAGTGGCGGACGAGGTTCTGGAGGCGGCCCGCATCGACGGCGCCGGCGAGTGGCGCGCGTTCCGGTCGATCGCGCTGTTCATCCTGAGGCCGGCGCTCGCGACGGTGCTGATCTTCTCCCTCGTGGGGATCTGGAACAACTACTTCCTCCCGTTGTTGATGCTGTCCGACAGTGCGCTCTACCCGATCACGGTGGGGCTGGCGGACTGGTACGCACGGGCTGAAGCCACCGCGGGCGCGTCCACCCCGCTGTTCAACCTCGTCATCACGGGGTCATTGATCTCGGTGGTGCCGCTGGTGGTGGCATTCCTCGGGCTGCAGCGCTACTGGGTGGGCGGACTCGCCATGGGCAGCCTCAAGTAG
- a CDS encoding carbohydrate ABC transporter permease codes for MSTSHVGTVRSRTWATGPTAAARRRAGWLFVTPFTVLMIVLIIIPVVWAVRMSLYTDTLARGPQFTGLSNFVMVLQDPLFHAGVGRILLLGAVQVPITIGLALFAALLLDHFASPYARAFRLALFLPYAVPGVVAVLMWGYLYSPTFGPLQTNVLTSSTGLGAIGNILVWGGTGFTMVIIHSALQGVPREIYEAARVDGADAVRLAWSIKIPMVASSLVLTGLLSVFGAMQLFTEPNILSAQAPDVFIPSFTPNTYAHNLGFSYAQFNYAAAVSFTVSVLVFLASFVLLGLTRKRSGLS; via the coding sequence ATGTCCACTAGCCACGTCGGGACCGTGCGCTCGCGCACCTGGGCGACCGGCCCGACGGCGGCAGCCCGTCGCCGCGCGGGGTGGTTGTTCGTGACCCCGTTCACGGTGCTGATGATCGTGCTGATCATCATCCCGGTCGTCTGGGCGGTCCGCATGAGCCTGTACACGGACACGCTCGCGCGCGGGCCCCAGTTCACCGGACTCTCGAACTTCGTCATGGTGCTGCAGGATCCCCTCTTCCACGCCGGGGTGGGACGGATCCTGCTGCTGGGGGCGGTCCAGGTGCCGATCACCATCGGGCTCGCGCTGTTCGCAGCACTGCTGCTCGACCACTTCGCATCGCCGTACGCCCGGGCGTTCCGGCTCGCGCTGTTCCTGCCCTACGCCGTGCCGGGGGTCGTCGCGGTCCTGATGTGGGGCTACCTCTACAGCCCGACGTTCGGACCACTCCAGACGAATGTGCTGACGTCGTCGACCGGCCTGGGCGCGATCGGGAACATCCTGGTCTGGGGCGGCACCGGCTTCACGATGGTGATCATCCATTCGGCGCTGCAGGGAGTGCCTCGCGAGATCTACGAGGCGGCGCGGGTCGACGGTGCCGACGCGGTTCGCCTGGCGTGGTCGATCAAGATCCCGATGGTGGCCTCCTCGCTCGTGCTCACCGGGTTGCTGTCGGTGTTCGGGGCGATGCAGCTCTTCACCGAGCCGAACATCCTGAGCGCCCAGGCGCCCGATGTGTTCATCCCATCATTCACACCGAACACCTATGCCCACAACCTCGGCTTCTCATACGCGCAGTTCAACTACGCGGCCGCCGTCTCATTCACGGTCAGCGTGCTGGTATTCCTTGCGTCCTTCGTCCTGCTGGGGCTGACCCGAAAGCGAAGTGGTCTGTCATGA
- a CDS encoding ABC transporter substrate-binding protein, translating to MSSPQVIRPPRPGPEISRRGLLAATGLVASALTGCSRGVDDGRPVVTVWGGFESMNAELIAHFNDTHEIQVRWVDNGWGIGQYYQKFMTAMYAGTGGPDVFLTDLSLVPHFVVQDYLLDLGQYGGAEDTGDYDEALWAQVSQGGQVYAAPVDSGPLTFFHQPERLAEAGADVPATWDEFATAADRVRSADEDAYLAVMGPSTWFAALVAQAGGTFFEYDLTEPTALGVTIDTEPANAVMERWGEMIQADLIDTTAMFSTEMDARLARGGYWGLVSASWYSWQIESKATSTAGGWRVAGIPQWRRGESVSGNWGGSGYAVSKSARDPEAAAYVCRHLFGGDEVAWDMAMWTAKLFPARAEARDSAEFLGEHAEFYGGQMVNELHVESGSTAVVPDFSPFDRYFTDTFDQAIFDALHGRLAWSDVMSATRDRIVRYAREQAFDVH from the coding sequence ATGTCCTCACCACAAGTGATCCGTCCGCCCCGCCCGGGTCCGGAGATCAGCAGACGTGGGCTCCTGGCAGCCACCGGCCTGGTCGCCTCAGCCCTGACAGGTTGCAGTCGCGGGGTCGACGACGGACGGCCCGTCGTCACCGTGTGGGGCGGTTTCGAGTCGATGAACGCCGAACTGATCGCGCACTTCAACGACACCCATGAGATCCAAGTCCGCTGGGTCGACAACGGCTGGGGGATTGGGCAGTACTACCAGAAGTTCATGACCGCCATGTACGCCGGAACGGGCGGTCCCGATGTCTTCCTCACCGACCTCAGCCTGGTGCCACACTTCGTGGTGCAGGATTACTTGCTGGACCTGGGGCAGTACGGTGGCGCCGAGGATACGGGGGACTACGACGAGGCACTGTGGGCCCAGGTCTCCCAGGGCGGTCAGGTCTACGCCGCACCCGTGGACTCGGGCCCGCTGACGTTCTTCCACCAGCCCGAACGACTCGCGGAAGCAGGCGCCGACGTGCCGGCAACGTGGGATGAGTTCGCCACCGCGGCCGACCGTGTCCGCTCCGCCGACGAGGACGCCTACCTCGCGGTCATGGGGCCGTCGACATGGTTCGCCGCGCTCGTCGCGCAGGCCGGTGGCACCTTCTTCGAGTACGACCTCACCGAGCCCACGGCGCTCGGGGTCACGATCGACACCGAGCCCGCGAACGCGGTCATGGAGCGCTGGGGCGAGATGATCCAGGCGGACCTCATCGACACCACCGCCATGTTCTCCACGGAGATGGATGCCCGGCTGGCACGGGGCGGCTACTGGGGCCTGGTGTCGGCGAGTTGGTACAGCTGGCAGATCGAGTCCAAGGCCACGTCGACGGCCGGAGGATGGCGGGTCGCGGGCATCCCGCAGTGGCGGCGCGGTGAGTCGGTCTCCGGCAATTGGGGCGGTTCGGGCTACGCCGTGAGCAAGTCGGCGCGCGACCCGGAGGCCGCCGCCTACGTATGTCGTCACCTGTTCGGCGGCGACGAGGTCGCCTGGGACATGGCGATGTGGACCGCCAAGCTGTTTCCGGCCCGCGCCGAGGCTCGGGACTCCGCGGAGTTCCTGGGAGAGCACGCCGAGTTCTACGGCGGACAGATGGTGAACGAGCTCCACGTGGAGTCCGGCAGCACCGCCGTGGTTCCTGACTTCTCCCCGTTCGACCGGTACTTCACCGACACCTTCGACCAAGCGATCTTCGACGCCCTCCACGGGCGGCTGGCCTGGTCCGACGTCATGTCCGCCACCCGCGACCGGATCGTCCGATACGCAAGAGAGCAGGCCTTCGATGTCCACTAG
- a CDS encoding DUF6282 family protein, producing MSTGAESFYNRSMELPDELLVGAIDSHVHAGPVLSSNPGHLDPIEVALEARQAGMRALVYYDVFGGSSGTAWMVNRHVPGIRTYGAYLMNSGHGGMNPRAIRTALAIEGGCRMISFGSHCTYHQASRESTIVDGKRVPLHEAYPKFAKDELSRAIRIPTEGDISDELGEILELVAARPEVYLNTGHVSHDEVFRIVELAQEYDIAKVLVSHPARGQLSVDEQKDLAAQGVFLEGALVDVFATPSPLTHYYAEREYIDRGAEIPSMNRPMATYLETLRQVGADQVVLCTDYGVRNLPTAVQGMRTWITILLDFGFPLEDIRRMTADNPARLIGIEDDQEPARSRRALYPQAD from the coding sequence ATGAGCACAGGTGCCGAGAGCTTCTACAACCGATCGATGGAACTTCCCGACGAGCTTCTGGTCGGGGCGATCGACAGTCATGTCCATGCCGGGCCGGTACTGTCGTCGAACCCCGGGCACCTCGACCCGATCGAGGTCGCCCTGGAGGCCCGTCAGGCGGGCATGCGGGCGCTCGTCTACTACGACGTGTTCGGTGGCTCGTCAGGCACCGCGTGGATGGTGAACCGGCACGTCCCGGGCATCCGCACCTACGGCGCCTACCTGATGAACTCCGGGCACGGCGGCATGAACCCCCGCGCGATCAGGACCGCCTTGGCCATCGAGGGCGGTTGTCGGATGATCAGTTTCGGATCGCACTGCACCTACCACCAGGCATCCCGAGAGTCGACGATCGTCGACGGCAAACGCGTGCCGTTGCATGAGGCGTACCCGAAGTTCGCGAAGGACGAGCTCTCCCGGGCGATCCGGATCCCGACCGAGGGTGACATCAGCGACGAGCTCGGCGAGATTCTCGAACTCGTCGCCGCACGCCCCGAGGTCTACCTCAACACCGGTCATGTCTCCCACGACGAGGTGTTCCGCATCGTCGAACTGGCTCAGGAGTATGACATCGCCAAGGTGCTCGTCTCGCACCCGGCCCGCGGGCAGCTGAGCGTCGACGAGCAGAAGGACCTCGCCGCACAAGGGGTGTTCCTCGAGGGCGCGCTCGTGGACGTCTTCGCGACGCCGTCGCCGCTGACGCACTACTACGCCGAGCGCGAGTACATCGACCGTGGGGCCGAGATCCCCAGCATGAACCGCCCGATGGCCACGTACCTGGAGACGTTGCGTCAGGTGGGCGCGGACCAGGTGGTGCTCTGCACCGACTACGGCGTCCGGAACCTGCCAACGGCGGTACAGGGTATGCGCACCTGGATCACGATCCTTCTCGACTTCGGCTTTCCGCTCGAGGACATTCGCCGGATGACCGCGGACAACCCGGCACGGCTGATCGGGATCGAAGACGATCAGGAGCCGGCCCGGAGCCGGCGCGCGCTCTATCCGCAGGCGGACTGA
- a CDS encoding aspartate/glutamate racemase family protein, translating to MHEAPEAEAAQLPHRRIAVINCNTSSAMTVEIGRGAAAVAAQDTEIIPMQPRWGPESAEGYLDSFLSAAAVLELLIEVGTSVDAVVMAGFGEHGREGARELLRVPVVDITEAGAMHAMLVGHRYGVVTTLSRVAAQIEQSLDGAGLAERCVGVEAADIGVLQVSAQPDRTAAAFAAAGRRVLDRGADVIVLGCAGFTTLHERLRVLLPVPVIDPVAAGVVIAEGLVRTGACTSKAGPFAAPLVKERTRRHPSVPV from the coding sequence TTGCACGAAGCACCCGAGGCTGAGGCCGCCCAGCTGCCGCACCGGCGCATCGCCGTCATCAACTGCAACACCTCGTCCGCGATGACCGTGGAGATCGGCCGCGGCGCGGCCGCCGTCGCCGCTCAGGACACGGAGATCATTCCGATGCAGCCGCGCTGGGGCCCCGAGTCCGCGGAGGGCTACCTGGACAGTTTCCTCAGCGCTGCCGCAGTGTTGGAGTTGCTCATCGAGGTCGGCACGAGCGTGGACGCCGTGGTGATGGCCGGGTTCGGCGAGCACGGCCGGGAAGGCGCGCGCGAACTACTGCGCGTCCCCGTCGTCGACATCACCGAGGCCGGAGCGATGCACGCGATGCTCGTGGGCCACCGGTACGGCGTCGTCACCACACTGTCGCGCGTGGCCGCGCAGATCGAGCAGAGCCTCGACGGAGCGGGGTTGGCCGAGCGCTGTGTGGGCGTGGAAGCTGCCGACATCGGGGTACTCCAGGTGTCTGCGCAACCGGACCGAACGGCGGCCGCCTTCGCGGCCGCCGGCCGGCGTGTACTCGACCGCGGTGCGGACGTGATCGTTCTCGGCTGCGCTGGCTTCACGACCCTGCACGAGCGTCTTCGGGTGCTGCTGCCGGTGCCGGTCATCGACCCCGTGGCGGCGGGTGTGGTGATCGCCGAGGGTCTGGTCCGGACCGGGGCTTGCACCAGCAAGGCCGGGCCGTTCGCCGCGCCGCTCGTCAAGGAACGGACCAGGCGCCACCCATCGGTGCCCGTCTGA
- the lipB gene encoding lipoyl(octanoyl) transferase LipB has translation MLTHRWGLGTELVDYEEAWAQQRAIHDRVVAGGTDEMLLLEHASVYTAGKRTAKWDRPTDGTRVVDVDRGGRITWHGPGQLVVYPIVRLVEPVDVVAYVRVLEQAILDLCAELGVAAARVEGRSGVWVLGVDGGQDRKLAAIGVRVAKGVTMHGVAVNACPDLVAFDAIVPCGIEDTGVISLTQLLGRHVSVTECADLLTPHLARNLAAVRAAVAPGAVTEQTDARAAVVH, from the coding sequence ATGCTGACGCACCGCTGGGGTCTGGGCACCGAGCTCGTGGACTACGAGGAGGCCTGGGCACAGCAGCGGGCGATCCACGACCGTGTGGTCGCCGGCGGCACGGACGAGATGCTGCTGCTCGAGCACGCGAGCGTCTACACGGCAGGCAAGCGCACCGCGAAGTGGGACCGGCCCACCGATGGCACCCGGGTGGTCGACGTCGACCGCGGCGGCCGGATCACCTGGCACGGACCCGGGCAACTGGTGGTCTATCCGATCGTGCGGCTGGTCGAGCCCGTGGACGTGGTCGCCTACGTCCGGGTGCTCGAGCAGGCGATCCTTGACCTGTGCGCCGAGCTCGGCGTCGCCGCCGCGCGCGTCGAAGGGCGCAGCGGGGTCTGGGTCCTGGGGGTCGACGGCGGCCAGGACCGCAAGCTCGCAGCGATCGGGGTGCGCGTGGCCAAGGGCGTGACGATGCACGGCGTCGCCGTGAACGCCTGCCCGGATCTGGTCGCGTTCGACGCGATCGTGCCGTGCGGCATCGAGGACACCGGTGTGATCTCGCTCACGCAGCTGCTCGGCCGGCACGTGAGCGTCACCGAGTGCGCGGACCTGCTCACCCCGCACCTGGCGCGGAACCTCGCGGCGGTGCGGGCCGCCGTCGCCCCTGGCGCGGTGACCGAACAGACCGACGCGAGGGCCGCCGTCGTCCACTAG
- the lipA gene encoding lipoyl synthase: protein MTIAPEGRRMLRVEARNSAVPIEKKPEWIKTRATMGPEYTELKQLVRREGLNTVCEEAGCPNIFECWEDREATFLIGGNQCTRRCDFCQIDTGKPDAFDADEPRRVAASVQAMGLKYATVTGVARDDLDDGGAWLYAETVRQIHQVNPGTGVELLIPDFNADPDQLAEVFSSRPEVLAHNLETVPRVFKRIRPGFRYERSLEVIRMARDAGFVTKSNIILGMGETFDEAASTLQDMHDAGCDLITITQYLRPSLRHHPVDRWVKPEEFVALSEEAEDIGFLGVMAGPLVRSSYRAGRLWGQAMARRGEAVPEALQHLTEPTTARQEAASLLHR, encoded by the coding sequence GTGACCATCGCGCCAGAGGGACGACGCATGCTTCGGGTGGAGGCGCGCAACTCCGCCGTCCCGATCGAGAAGAAGCCCGAGTGGATCAAGACCCGCGCCACCATGGGCCCGGAGTACACCGAGCTGAAGCAGTTGGTGCGCCGCGAGGGCCTGAACACCGTCTGCGAGGAAGCGGGCTGTCCGAACATCTTCGAGTGCTGGGAGGATCGCGAGGCGACGTTCCTCATCGGCGGCAACCAGTGCACCAGGCGCTGTGACTTCTGCCAGATCGACACCGGCAAGCCGGACGCGTTCGACGCCGACGAGCCGCGCCGGGTCGCCGCCTCGGTGCAGGCGATGGGTCTGAAGTACGCGACCGTCACCGGGGTGGCCCGCGACGACCTGGACGACGGCGGCGCCTGGCTCTACGCGGAGACCGTCCGTCAGATCCACCAGGTCAACCCCGGCACCGGCGTCGAGCTGCTGATCCCCGACTTCAACGCCGACCCCGACCAGCTCGCCGAGGTGTTCTCCTCACGGCCGGAGGTGCTCGCGCACAACCTGGAGACGGTGCCGCGGGTGTTCAAGCGGATCCGCCCCGGGTTCCGGTACGAGCGTTCGCTCGAGGTGATCCGGATGGCCCGGGACGCCGGGTTCGTGACCAAGTCCAACATCATCCTGGGCATGGGCGAGACGTTCGACGAGGCCGCGTCCACGCTGCAGGACATGCACGACGCCGGTTGCGACCTGATCACGATCACCCAGTACCTGCGCCCCTCACTGCGGCACCACCCGGTGGACCGCTGGGTCAAGCCGGAGGAGTTCGTGGCGCTGTCGGAGGAGGCCGAGGACATCGGCTTCCTCGGTGTGATGGCCGGGCCGCTGGTGCGCTCGTCCTACCGCGCCGGACGGTTGTGGGGGCAGGCGATGGCCCGCCGCGGCGAGGCTGTTCCCGAGGCCCTGCAGCACCTGACCGAACCGACCACGGCCCGCCAGGAGGCCGCCTCGCTGCTGCACCGGTGA
- a CDS encoding DUF4191 domain-containing protein encodes MAKNSSPDAAAPKPKKKRWYHQLWDVYKMVREAQPSITWLLLLIIVGGTAVGFGLGVLFNQQVYFTVLALPFSLLGAMFLLARRAESTAYRRIEGEPGAVSAALGTIRRGWNIEEEPVVIDPRTQDMVFRAVGKPGVVLISEGPPHRVKKLLENERRRTARVIPNVPFVLLECGQEEGQIPLPKIASKVQRQKGKLTKNEVAEVSKRLRALHRNTLPIPKGVDPRKARPDRKGMRGR; translated from the coding sequence ATGGCGAAGAACTCATCCCCCGACGCGGCGGCCCCGAAACCGAAGAAGAAGCGCTGGTACCACCAGCTGTGGGACGTCTACAAGATGGTCCGCGAGGCGCAGCCGTCGATCACCTGGCTGCTGCTGCTGATCATCGTCGGCGGCACCGCCGTCGGCTTCGGGCTGGGTGTGCTCTTCAACCAGCAGGTCTACTTCACCGTGCTGGCGCTGCCGTTCTCGCTGCTCGGGGCGATGTTCCTGCTCGCCCGGCGGGCCGAGTCGACGGCGTACCGGCGCATCGAGGGCGAGCCCGGCGCGGTCTCGGCTGCATTGGGCACGATCCGGCGCGGCTGGAACATCGAGGAGGAGCCGGTCGTGATCGACCCGCGGACCCAGGACATGGTGTTCCGCGCCGTCGGCAAGCCGGGCGTGGTGCTGATCTCCGAGGGCCCCCCGCACCGCGTGAAGAAGCTGCTCGAGAACGAGCGCCGCCGCACCGCCCGCGTGATCCCGAACGTGCCGTTCGTGCTGCTCGAGTGCGGGCAGGAAGAGGGTCAGATCCCGCTGCCGAAGATCGCCAGCAAGGTGCAGCGGCAGAAGGGCAAACTCACCAAGAACGAGGTGGCCGAGGTCTCCAAGCGGCTGCGCGCGCTGCACCGGAACACGCTGCCGATCCCGAAGGGCGTGGACCCGCGCAAGGCACGGCCGGACCGCAAGGGGATGCGCGGGCGCTGA